The Flexivirga oryzae genome has a segment encoding these proteins:
- a CDS encoding ABC transporter permease subunit — translation MSTGKATKSRMTVAARRPRRAMQSPIAYLFVLPALAIFFVFTIGPTLYTAFISLFNWNPLNISQSTYIGLDNYKNAFTSQAEPSFWETARISAYFVVAMVVLGPLIALLIALLLQRGGRVMTATRTATLLPHVTPLVATSLVWMWIFNDKFGLANQALHAFGIGGKDWLHSNTWAMPVVIFVSLWHELGFISIIILGGLTTMSSELSEAAKVDGCSAFQEFIHITLPQLRPVMFFVVVISTITSLQAFTQFFTMTGGDYGTGTLSYEIYQQAFVVFHTGYAAALAIVLLVITAALSLLQFTLNRARD, via the coding sequence GTGAGTACCGGGAAGGCCACCAAGTCTCGTATGACCGTTGCCGCGCGTCGTCCCCGTCGGGCGATGCAGTCACCGATCGCCTACCTGTTCGTCCTGCCGGCGCTGGCGATCTTCTTCGTCTTCACCATCGGCCCGACGCTCTACACCGCGTTCATCTCGCTGTTCAACTGGAACCCGCTGAACATCTCCCAGTCGACCTACATCGGGCTGGACAACTACAAGAACGCCTTCACCTCGCAGGCCGAGCCGTCGTTCTGGGAGACCGCGCGGATCTCGGCCTACTTCGTGGTGGCGATGGTGGTGCTCGGGCCGCTGATCGCCCTGCTCATCGCGTTGCTGCTGCAGCGCGGTGGCCGGGTGATGACGGCGACCCGCACCGCCACCCTGCTCCCCCACGTGACGCCGCTGGTCGCGACGTCGCTGGTCTGGATGTGGATCTTCAACGACAAGTTCGGGCTGGCCAACCAGGCACTGCACGCCTTCGGGATCGGCGGCAAGGACTGGTTGCACAGCAACACCTGGGCGATGCCGGTGGTGATCTTCGTGTCGCTGTGGCACGAGCTCGGTTTCATCTCGATCATCATCCTGGGTGGCCTGACGACCATGTCCAGCGAGCTGTCCGAGGCGGCCAAGGTCGACGGGTGCAGCGCCTTCCAGGAATTCATCCACATCACCCTCCCGCAGCTGCGGCCGGTGATGTTCTTCGTGGTCGTGATCAGCACGATCACCTCACTGCAGGCATTCACGCAGTTCTTCACGATGACCGGCGGTGACTACGGCACCGGCACGCTGAGTTACGAGATCTATCAGCAGGCCTTCGTCGTCTTCCACACCGGGTATGCCGCCGCCCTCGCCATCGTGCTGCTCGTCATCACCGCGGCGCTGTCGCTCCTCCAATTCACCCTGAATCGCGCACGCGACTGA
- a CDS encoding ABC transporter substrate-binding protein — MSHNTTRSRSVKLLTAVAVVGLAGVTAACGSTGSGGSSGGGGTGGGGGGGGGGKVTVTFMEAMSSGTLKPALQAQAAAFEKANPNIKIDLQPYSDYGTLANKLKAATSAGKPPTIAQVYPNDAATYAASKVIIPLDSFSGESQTVSTFYQGIQNDLKLSDGKTWMWPFAKSTVIMYYNPTMLKAAGQQVPKTWAQFATVAKAVSKNGVTALSIDPGSSSAPAGGTAVFEILCQAFGTPAWTKDGKPQFDSPAAVQALTYLTNLKKAGALAIGSNYPGQTALGAQKGTFDISSVASYYYNKQAVGKKFTMQTAAVPKGPSGNANQLAGGNVVMFGKASKAQQQAAWKFLQFLTTPRQQAIWSQSSGYLPVTAKALPLMKDFLKKNPYQKTAAEALQWAVGTPPYTSVTETQGDLAVGLQAALGSGKDPAAALKSAQANAEKHVKAGQ, encoded by the coding sequence ATGTCACACAACACAACTCGCAGTCGTTCCGTAAAGCTGCTCACCGCTGTGGCGGTCGTCGGGCTGGCCGGCGTCACCGCCGCGTGCGGCTCGACCGGCAGCGGCGGCTCCAGCGGCGGCGGGGGCACCGGTGGAGGTGGCGGCGGCGGTGGTGGCGGCAAGGTCACGGTCACCTTCATGGAGGCGATGTCGAGCGGCACCCTGAAGCCGGCGCTGCAGGCACAGGCCGCGGCGTTCGAGAAGGCCAACCCGAACATCAAGATCGACCTGCAGCCGTACTCCGACTACGGCACCCTCGCCAACAAGCTGAAGGCGGCCACCTCGGCGGGCAAGCCGCCGACGATCGCGCAGGTCTACCCGAACGACGCTGCGACGTATGCCGCCAGCAAGGTCATCATCCCGCTCGACTCCTTCAGCGGGGAGTCGCAGACCGTCAGCACCTTCTACCAGGGCATCCAGAACGACCTGAAGCTGTCGGACGGCAAGACCTGGATGTGGCCGTTCGCGAAGTCGACGGTGATCATGTACTACAACCCGACGATGCTCAAGGCTGCCGGCCAGCAGGTGCCCAAGACCTGGGCGCAGTTCGCGACGGTCGCCAAGGCCGTCTCCAAGAACGGCGTCACCGCCCTGTCGATCGACCCGGGCAGCAGCAGCGCCCCGGCCGGCGGCACCGCCGTGTTCGAGATCCTCTGCCAGGCGTTCGGGACACCGGCGTGGACCAAGGACGGCAAGCCGCAGTTCGACTCACCCGCCGCGGTGCAGGCGCTGACGTACCTGACCAACCTGAAGAAGGCGGGCGCTCTCGCCATCGGCAGCAACTACCCCGGTCAGACCGCGCTCGGCGCGCAGAAGGGCACCTTCGACATCTCCAGCGTCGCGTCGTACTACTACAACAAGCAGGCGGTGGGCAAGAAGTTCACCATGCAGACCGCCGCCGTGCCGAAGGGCCCGTCCGGCAACGCCAACCAGCTCGCCGGTGGCAACGTGGTGATGTTCGGCAAGGCCAGCAAGGCACAGCAGCAGGCCGCGTGGAAGTTCCTGCAGTTCCTCACCACCCCGCGGCAACAGGCGATCTGGTCCCAGTCCAGCGGCTACCTGCCGGTCACCGCCAAGGCGCTGCCGCTGATGAAGGACTTCCTGAAGAAGAACCCCTACCAGAAGACGGCCGCGGAGGCCCTGCAGTGGGCGGTCGGCACGCCGCCGTACACCTCGGTCACCGAGACCCAGGGTGACCTGGCCGTCGGGCTGCAGGCAGCACTCGGCAGCGGCAAGGACCCGGCCGCTGCCCTGAAGAGCGCCCAGGCCAACGCCGAGAAGCACGTGAAAGCAGGACAGTGA
- a CDS encoding ABC transporter permease subunit, with protein MTDGAIGTAHRPGRRVTGRRTSRRPGSRRLGGVARAVVAGVVGLLFIAPLYWVLVTSTLTTSEAYNFSWSSLVPHWSFTNYERAWHAAPWERFFSNTIFIAVCTVALAIFTSLLAGYAFSVMRFRGRGALFGLVLSVMMVPQTVLLIPDYIIAQHLHLLDTYWIQILPFGASVFGIFLVRQFFLNVPTELFEAAELDGAGPIRMLFSIGLPMVRPALLVLGLQVLMGSWNAFLWPYVMTDSNAVRPIEVGLSVFSGTNGTDYTGLCAGVTFTTVPVLVVFLLLQKHFITGAFSSAGGVRG; from the coding sequence GTGACCGACGGAGCCATCGGCACCGCCCACCGACCCGGTCGCCGCGTGACGGGACGGCGCACCTCGCGCCGTCCCGGATCGCGGCGGCTGGGTGGCGTCGCCCGCGCCGTCGTCGCGGGCGTCGTCGGACTGCTGTTCATCGCACCGCTGTACTGGGTCTTGGTCACCTCGACGCTGACCACGTCGGAGGCCTACAACTTCAGCTGGTCCTCCCTGGTGCCGCACTGGTCCTTCACCAACTACGAGCGCGCCTGGCACGCGGCACCCTGGGAGCGGTTCTTCAGCAACACGATCTTCATCGCCGTCTGCACGGTCGCACTCGCGATCTTCACGTCCCTGCTGGCGGGTTACGCGTTCTCGGTCATGCGGTTCCGCGGCCGTGGCGCACTGTTCGGGCTGGTGCTGTCGGTGATGATGGTCCCGCAGACCGTGCTGCTGATCCCCGACTACATCATCGCGCAGCACCTCCATCTGCTGGACACCTACTGGATCCAGATATTGCCTTTCGGCGCAAGCGTTTTCGGCATCTTCCTGGTGCGTCAGTTCTTCCTCAACGTGCCGACGGAGCTCTTCGAAGCGGCCGAACTCGACGGCGCCGGTCCGATCCGGATGCTCTTCTCGATCGGCCTGCCGATGGTGCGCCCCGCCCTCCTCGTGCTCGGCCTGCAGGTGCTGATGGGCTCGTGGAACGCCTTCCTGTGGCCCTACGTGATGACCGACTCCAACGCGGTGCGCCCGATCGAGGTGGGCCTGTCGGTGTTCAGCGGCACCAACGGCACCGACTACACCGGTCTGTGTGCCGGCGTCACCTTCACCACCGTCCCGGTGCTCGTGGTCTTCCTCCTGCTGCAGAAGCACTTCATCACCGGCGCGTTCTCCTCCGCGGGTGGCGTCCGTGGCTGA
- a CDS encoding HAD family hydrolase, giving the protein MADPVRRVLLLDLDGTLCLGDGPALRYAEGVDALLVARGMQPDVFADVLEFVSLPASEHAVRYADSPLRDAQDPWVATLWLARRHGLTPADLEPAFLASRAALERDEFDLHADPELVDLLRHRPPDVRVVLGTNSPDVGMARLLTRLGVDDLLDDVRTSQRKHTPEGMPRLLAHIQREYRVTTNQLLSVGDNWPNDLAPVTAAGGSTAYVDRFGHTELPADLRSDTVAGLVPGIRHWLAGEPASTPSTVKERQ; this is encoded by the coding sequence GTGGCTGATCCCGTACGTCGCGTCCTCCTCCTCGACCTGGACGGCACGCTCTGCCTCGGCGACGGGCCGGCGCTGCGGTACGCCGAGGGGGTCGACGCGCTGCTGGTGGCACGCGGCATGCAGCCCGACGTCTTCGCGGACGTGCTGGAGTTCGTGTCCCTGCCCGCCTCCGAACACGCTGTCCGGTATGCCGACTCACCGCTACGCGATGCACAGGATCCGTGGGTGGCGACGCTCTGGCTGGCACGGCGGCACGGCCTGACACCGGCCGATCTCGAACCGGCGTTCCTCGCCTCGCGCGCTGCGCTCGAGCGTGACGAGTTCGACCTGCACGCCGACCCGGAACTGGTCGACCTGCTGCGCCACCGGCCGCCCGACGTGCGCGTCGTGCTCGGCACCAACTCACCCGACGTCGGCATGGCCCGGCTGCTGACCCGGCTCGGGGTCGACGACCTGCTGGACGACGTGCGCACCTCCCAGCGCAAGCACACACCCGAAGGCATGCCGAGGCTGCTCGCGCACATCCAGCGCGAATATCGCGTCACCACGAACCAATTGCTGTCGGTCGGCGACAACTGGCCGAACGATCTGGCACCCGTCACCGCTGCCGGTGGCAGCACCGCGTACGTCGACCGGTTCGGCCACACCGAGCTGCCCGCCGACCTGCGCAGCGACACCGTCGCCGGTCTGGTGCCCGGCATCCGTCACTGGCTCGCCGGCGAGCCGGCATCCACCCCGTCAACCGTCAAGGAGCGTCAATGA
- a CDS encoding MBL fold metallo-hydrolase — MTVIEFWGGLGVIGSSKLTLTEGDHRVMLDIGLDIPSHTDLFRSPVRERPGRELADRLRLRMAPRVPGLWDRRWLADEDADLAEPTTKTAVFASHAHIDHTGLAGFVRPDIPMHAHADTVRVLDALEASGEQLAGCAPEWIPLHDGETRDFGPFTVQCIRVDHDVPGASGYLVTCPDGRLAFTGDLRFHGRHPDLTRGFVERVRGVDAFVTEGTLMSFDPPEGVVRDEDAVNADFVQTLGHSGVVLMSVYPRDVERAAEFVELARQHERTILWPAGIADFLQRMGVDAQPLTTEKVADVRAQPASYIVQVAVDDLPGLLDLPIEQGTPFFHANGAPLGEFDPQWAVFADWVEALGIDLLRRGSSGHATADATFTMIEAIHPKVVFPIHTMAPTRFLVPAGVRRVIPHYGERFDLRGDLLS, encoded by the coding sequence ATGACCGTCATCGAGTTCTGGGGCGGCCTCGGCGTCATCGGTTCGAGCAAGCTGACCCTGACCGAGGGTGACCACCGGGTGATGCTCGACATCGGCCTCGACATCCCCAGCCACACCGACCTGTTCCGGTCACCGGTCCGCGAGCGCCCCGGTCGTGAGCTCGCCGACCGGCTGCGCCTTCGTATGGCGCCACGCGTCCCGGGCCTGTGGGACCGGCGCTGGCTGGCCGACGAGGATGCGGACCTGGCCGAACCGACCACGAAGACAGCGGTTTTCGCCAGCCACGCGCACATCGATCACACCGGGCTGGCCGGCTTCGTGCGCCCGGACATACCGATGCACGCGCACGCCGACACGGTGCGGGTGCTGGATGCCCTGGAGGCGTCCGGGGAGCAGCTGGCGGGCTGCGCGCCGGAGTGGATCCCGTTGCACGACGGGGAGACTCGCGACTTCGGGCCGTTCACGGTGCAGTGCATCCGGGTGGATCACGACGTGCCGGGCGCCAGCGGCTACCTGGTGACCTGCCCGGACGGCCGGCTGGCCTTCACCGGCGACCTGCGGTTCCACGGCCGGCATCCGGACCTCACCCGGGGTTTCGTCGAGCGGGTGCGCGGGGTGGACGCCTTCGTCACCGAGGGCACCCTGATGAGCTTCGACCCGCCGGAGGGAGTGGTTCGCGACGAGGACGCGGTCAACGCGGACTTCGTGCAGACACTGGGTCATTCGGGCGTGGTCCTGATGTCGGTCTATCCGCGCGACGTCGAGCGTGCAGCCGAGTTCGTCGAGCTGGCCCGGCAGCACGAGCGCACCATCCTGTGGCCGGCCGGCATCGCGGACTTCCTGCAGCGCATGGGTGTCGACGCGCAGCCGCTGACCACCGAGAAGGTGGCCGATGTCCGGGCGCAGCCCGCGTCATACATCGTGCAGGTGGCGGTCGACGACCTGCCCGGCCTGCTGGACCTGCCGATCGAGCAGGGCACCCCGTTCTTCCACGCCAACGGCGCTCCGTTGGGTGAATTCGATCCGCAGTGGGCGGTCTTCGCCGATTGGGTCGAGGCCCTCGGGATCGACCTGCTGCGCCGTGGCTCGTCGGGGCACGCGACCGCGGACGCGACGTTCACCATGATCGAGGCGATCCACCCGAAGGTGGTCTTCCCGATCCACACCATGGCCCCGACGCGGTTCCTCGTGCCGGCCGGCGTGCGCCGGGTCATCCCGCACTACGGCGAGCGCTTCGACCTGCGCGGCGACCTGCTCAGCTGA